A region from the Tachyglossus aculeatus isolate mTacAcu1 chromosome Y4, mTacAcu1.pri, whole genome shotgun sequence genome encodes:
- the CDSN gene encoding corneodesmosin, giving the protein MGRARGPRGGLVGGHTVLLLLVIDLLLPGILCKSLGSDLDPCKDPSRISSPALAALCTPRTGGSSGSSGSSGSSGSSGSSGSSGSSGSSGSSGSSGSSGSSGSSGSSGSGKGWSSPSEISWSSQSGTGTDQSGPGWSLQSGGLSSSNAGGSGSSQTVWLSSSSSSSSSSSSSSSSGAGSQGVAQFGPCSSGSGASSVPCKTPSSYLPESHRVAGDQRPVVVVETHAAPCLTGRPCPPITSLEPGPGRVGYQVVGGSARDYLVPGMTYDKGKIYPVGYFTKERGPKGAAGRPVFAAGAPVPEGVYFSSNAHSSQYSAGAPPDPAGSGLFSRTGGALISFRTPGCGDGARGGPCAPSSSSSSSSASVALQPCGARGSRGPGVGCLPAGSRGSPGGPVIVARPCVGGSGLGGSPGRPCGSSPAGPSGGPDGSPLPDPAAGAKPCGSGARGSGGLPCRSIRDIWAQVKPLGPQLAEPAAFLPQGDPLRDP; this is encoded by the exons ATGGGCCGGGCACGGGGACCCCGGGGCGGGCTTGTCGGGGGGCACACCGTCCTCCTGTTGCTGGTGATTGATCTCCTGCTGCCAG GAATTCTGTGTAAGAGCCTCGGTTCCGACTTGGACCCTTGCAAAGATCCCTCTCGCATCTCCTCACCCGCCCTTGCTGCCCTCTGCACGCCGAGGACTGGCGGCTCCAGTGGTTCCAGCGGATCCAGTGGTTCCAGCGGATCCAGTGGTTCCAGCGGGTCCAGTGGTTCCAGCGGATCCAGCGGCTCCAGCGGCTCCAGTGGTTCTAGCGGATCCAGCGGATCCAGCGGTTCCAGCGGGTCCGGAAAGGGGTGGTCTTCTCCATCTGAAATCAGCTGGTCTTCTCAGTCCGGAACGGGCACCGACCAGTCCGGGCCCGGGTGGTCCCTCCAGTCGGGcggcctctcctcctccaacgCCGGGGGCTCGGGCAGCTCCCAGACCGTCTggttgtcctcctcttcctcctcctcctcctcctcgtcctcctcgtcctcgtccggGGCCGGGTCCCAGGGGGTCGCCCAGTTCGGGCCCTGCAGCTCGGGCTCGGGGGCGTCCTCGGTGCCCTGCAAGACGCCCTCCTCCTACCTGCCCGAGTCCCACCGGGTGGCGGGCGACCAGcggccggtggtggtggtggagacgCACGCCGCCCCGTGCTTGACGGGCCGGCCCTGCCCGCCCATCACCTCCCTGGAGCCCGGCCCGGGGCGGGTGGGCTACCAGGTGGTGGGCGGCTCGGCCCGCGATTACCTGGTCCCGGGCATGACCTACGACAAGGGCAAGATCTACCCCGTGGGCTACTTCACCAAGGAGCGCGGCCCCAAGGGGGCCGCCGGCCGGCCCGTCTTCGCCGCGGGGGCCCCGGTGCCCGAGGGCGTCTACTTCTCCAGCAACGCCCACTCGTCTCAGTACAGCGCGGGCGCGCCGCCCGACCCGGCCGGCTCGGGGCTCTTCTCCCGGACGGGCGGCGCCCTCATCTCCTTCCGGACCCCCGGCTGCGGGGACGGGGCCCGCGGGGGGCCCTgcgccccgtcctcctcctcctcctcctcctcggcctcggTGGCCCTGCAGCCCTGCggggcccgggggtcccgggggcccGGGGTCGGCTGCCTTCCGGCCGGCTCCCGGGGCTCGCCGGGGGGGCCGGTCATCGTGGCGCGGCCCTGCGTGGGCGGGAGTGGGCTGGGGGGCTCCCCGGGCCGCCCGTGCGGCTCCTCCCCGGCCGGCCCCAGCGGGGGGCCCGACGGCTCCCCGCTGCCGGACCCCGCGGCCGGGGCCAAGCCGTGCGGCTCCGGGGCCCGGGGCTCCGGCGGCCTCCCGTGCCGCTCCATTCGGGACATCTGGGCCCAGGTCAAGCCCCTGGGGCCGCAGCTGGCGGAGCCCGCCGCCTTCCTGCCCCAGGGGGACCCCCTCCGGGACCCCTaa